ACGGAGGCCTGGCCCTGGGCCAGGCCCTGGTGGCCGACCGGAGGTGGCGAGAATGTGCCTAGGCATACCCATGCGGGTGCTGGAAGTCAGGGGCGATGATCTGGCCCTGGTGGAGACCCTCGGAGTGGAGAGGCTGGTACACACCCGGCTGGTAGAGAAGGTCAGGCCGGGCGATTACCTCATGGTGCACGCGGGCTACGCCATTGAGAAGATCGAGCCGGAGGAGGCGGAGGAAAGCCTCCGGCTCTGGGAAGAACTGCTCGCCCGGGAAGGAGCGGAAACCGATGCCCCGTGAGGGTGGCGGCCTGCCATCCGGCGCCGGGGAGCGTTACCGCGACCCCCGCCTGGCCCAAAAGATGCTGGAGCGGGTGCGAAGCCTGGCCCGCAAGGCCGCCGAGCGCCTGGGCCGGCAGCCGGCGATCATGGAGGTTTGCGGCACGCACACCGTGGCCCTTTCCCGCACCGGCCTCCGGGCCGCCCTGGGCGACCTGGTGGAGCTCAAGAGCGGCCCCGGCTGCCCGGTGTGCGTTACCGACCAGGCGGAACTGGACGCCATGCTGGCCCTGGCCCGCCTCCCACAGGTGGCGGTGGCCACTTTTGGGGACCTGATCCGGGTTCCGGGCAGCTTCTCCACCCTGGAGAAGGAGCGGGCACGGGGCGCCGAGGTGCTGGTCTTCTATTCTCCGGCCGACGCCGTGACCTGGGCCAAGGAGCATCCGGACCGGGAAGTGGTTTTTCTGGGCGTGGGTTTTGAAACCACCGCTCCTGCCGTGGCCGCCAGCCTGGAACTGGCCGAGCAACTGGGGGTACCCAACTTCTACCTGTACTCCGCCCACAAGCTGATCCCGCCGGTGATGCGCGTCCTGGTAAGCGAGGCCCGCTCCCGCATCGACGCCTTCCTCCTTCCCGGGCACGTGAGCACGATCATAGGCCACCGGGCCTTCGACTTTCTGGCCCGGGAGTACGGCCTCCCGGCGGCGGCAACC
The nucleotide sequence above comes from Clostridia bacterium. Encoded proteins:
- a CDS encoding HypC/HybG/HupF family hydrogenase formation chaperone — protein: MCLGIPMRVLEVRGDDLALVETLGVERLVHTRLVEKVRPGDYLMVHAGYAIEKIEPEEAEESLRLWEELLAREGAETDAP
- the hypD gene encoding hydrogenase formation protein HypD, translating into MPREGGGLPSGAGERYRDPRLAQKMLERVRSLARKAAERLGRQPAIMEVCGTHTVALSRTGLRAALGDLVELKSGPGCPVCVTDQAELDAMLALARLPQVAVATFGDLIRVPGSFSTLEKERARGAEVLVFYSPADAVTWAKEHPDREVVFLGVGFETTAPAVAASLELAEQLGVPNFYLYSAHKLIPPVMRVLVSEARSRIDAFLLPGHVSTIIGHRAFDFLAREYGLPAAATGFEPLDLLLGLEAVLEQLADGHAEVVNRYPRVVREEGNRRALSLLERYFEPTGASWRGIGRVEGSGLSLRPEFAGRDAARRFPVEVPEPRVPAGCRCGELLRGSIRPPECPLFARRCRPEHPVGPCMVSSEGACAAYYLYEG